The following nucleotide sequence is from Salvelinus sp. IW2-2015 linkage group LG26, ASM291031v2, whole genome shotgun sequence.
ttcatctctaggagacagaacgcgtctccttcctgagccgtgtgacggctgcgtggtcccatggtgtttatacttgcgtactattgtttgtacagatgaacgtggtaccttcaggcgtttggaaattgctcccaaggatgaaccagacttgtggaggtctacaattttttatctgaggtcttggctgatttcttttgattttcacatgatgtcaagcaaagaggcactgagtttgaaggtaggccttgaaatacatccacaggtacacctccaattgactcaaatgatgtcaattagcctatcagaagcttctaaagccatgacataattttctggatttttccaagctgtttaaaggcacagtcaacttggtgtatgtaaacttctgacccactggaattgtgatacagtgaattataagtgaaataatctgtctgtaaacaattgttggaaaaattacttgtgtcgtgcacaaagtagatgtcctaaccgacttgccaaacctttagtttgttaaaaagaaatgtgtggagaggttgaaaaactagtttaatgactccaacctaagtgtatgtaaacttccgtcttcaactgtagcTTGCCAGTAAATCAGGATAAAAACATACCGAAGTCTAAAAATGTGTAGGTAGGTACATACAGTCAATGTAGAAGACATGTTTCCATTGGGATATGCAGTTCTACATCATtatcactgagacagacagaagagcacTTGAACCAGGAGACCAGAGGAGAAGACGGGTCAATGCTGCTGCGACAATATGCTGACATTGGACCTTATCTACTTTACACCACAAAACATGTTAGCAAAGATTGTGCTCCAATGCATTATTATGTAGAAATGCTGACAGGTGAGCAAATTACATGACCCATCTGTATATGGTGGATACTTACATATGCACTGGCATACTCAATCTTGGCTCCTTTCAGCTCAGCCTTGAACTGTGTGAAAAACAGGTAGGACTTCCCTTGGGGTCTATCAACATAGAGGAACAGAGAAATCAACACAAATGAAGATAGGGATTAAATCACTACtgatgttttatttgattttttcaatttcacctttatttaaccaggtgggccagttgagaacaagttctcatttacaactgcgacctggccaagataaagcacgaTTGTTGACTCTGCTATTAGTTATTCACTAGGCAAAGCCAAGATGAAACACTGGAACTGATTGACCTGAGATATCTCAGGTGAATGACCACCAAGCGACAGTTGAATAAGTCATTCAGTGTACATGGAAATCTCTGCAGTCTAACTTCTATTGTTCAGTGTGACCTCACACCAGGGATTACAGTTTACCTCCACAAAGAGCAGGAGAACAGACTGTCGTCCTCGCTCAGGCCCACACTCATCAGCCATTGCTGTTAAAACAACATAACATGAAAACctgttattataatattattattttgatCATGTATTCTTTAGGTATGTGAGTAGTATGGCACAGGTTGAAATGTACTTTCTGTTGATCTACTTTGGAATGTACTTTTAAACTGCACACTAAAACCTATGAATCAGTTTACCGCAGGTAGCATATGTTTCAACTCTAGACTAGAATGAAGTGTCCTATTTATTAGGTTGAAACAACCTAAACTTAGATCAGGATACAACCTACCTCGTTGGTTCCCCCTTGTGATGCATACGTGAATGAACATTCATATTCTCTCTGTGAAAGTAGGAGGAATTTAAGACATCTACATTTCTCTTGATTAAATTGAGCCTGGAAtgatcattaaaaaacaaaacacattattTATTTGTAGGCCTAAGTGTTTGGAAGTCAAATCGGATGTTTGGGAGTCAAACAATTTATAGCTCATTATTATTTCAAACATCTGCAATTTGTAATAAAACGGGACACTTTATTTTCACATGCATAGGCTACTATTGTATATTTGTGATTTAACAAAAAGACAACATGGATTGCGTCTGTCGGAAAATGTAGATCTATTCTAGACCAATGAATAGCCTCCTTGTGGTACTCCGGTACTGAYGTGTCAGCATATCAGAGGTCGTTTCCTCATCATCATGCGACGACCAGAGACttaagaaaaaaatgttttatctacaTAGAGTTTCAATTATATGTAATTTGTGAGCGGTGCCATCATGTTCTTGGTTGTTATTTGAATTAGCTACCATATGTGAACCAACAGCAAGATAGTTTGCAGGGAACTATAACGTTACTCGGAAATTCGTATGCATATTTGTGCCACTTACAACATTACAATGCAACATACACGACTTCACTAGCTGTCTAGTAGTACAGTACTGTTTGTTGGCTGGATGTTGTGGCTAGCTATATTGCTTACCATTTTCTCAGAGAACGTGTGCACCATTCCGCCGGGTTTTACGTTGAATTCCACAGTTTGCGTTCGCTCATCGGCACTAGCCAATGTAACTGTTGACGTTACAACCAACAAAGCAAGAAATGCAAAGTTATTTTGCGCCATTTTGGTCTGCTGCTACTGACCGACAACTCGTGCGAGTGCTCTGCCGAGTGTTGTCAAAGGAACTCTAAATAATTCAAGTGATGAGGGAATTCGGGAAAAACACGCGTTTGCTCTCAAATACGCGAAACTTCctgatattttcaaatacaaacaCATATGTGGTTAAAGAGTTTAATGTATTGTTCTTTTTCACCCTGCATAAATCTAAATATCCAGTCAGTATCTCTCTGCGATAGATCATTTTCACCACACGAGGGCGCCATTTTCTAAGAATACTGAGGCTGTGTTCTTGTCTCATCTTGCACTGGTGACTAAGCTGATTGTTCTGAAGTTCATCTACAGGAGAACCCACACGTTTCAACCTTTTTGTTTATGGTTATTTATCCTCTATTTTACTTGATTGTTTGTTATTTGATCTCATTGAGATAAaacattattgtattttattgtttactaatcattgagagaaaaaaacagtccACAGCTCAATTATGAATAGTTCAACTGTCTTTGCAAGAATTCTACCACTTTTAATATAAAATAAGTATTAATGTAAAGAAAATGTTAAAACAAGTATTGTGAAAGTAGACTATTCAACGTTATGAACCCATCTGCCCTGGTTCTATAGTAATAGGAAATAACAGTGGTATAGCAGTTGACTCTGTATGTATTTCTGGATCTGCACTGGCCAGCGTCTCTGTTTATTTAAGTCTTGTCTGAGACTTTCATACACTCACCCCTAcaagcccctctccctccactctatAGAAGGCCAGCCCGTTTCAGGTTCTTCCCGTGCACTGGCTGAAACTGCACTGCTAATTCAGGGATACTTCACTGTGATCTTGTCCATGATTCATGTGGTGATGACGTATGGCGAGGGCCATAGGATGTGACAGAATGAATGCCAAGAATACAATGCACACTGTGCTTAAGTGTGTAGAAGAAGAGTCACACTTTCTTATTGCTTCCAAAAGCTAACAATTACGGTATTTCTAAACAAGTGTATTCCTGTCCAAGCTCAATAACAAACCTGCGTGTCTTCACTTCTTCAGCACTACCCTGTTATgtctgagagagagcaagagtctGAGCCAGACACAAGTGCAGCACTCACCTGACTCTATGGCCCTCTTCATTGAGCGTATTAGACAGGTGGGAGACTTCTTGGCAGACGCTCATTTGTATGCTATAAATGTGGAACAACACTAGTATTTAGAACTGtatataaacaaaaaataacaggATCATTCGTTTCAGTTCAGTTTGAAGAATTCCCCACCACCCCCAGCCCCATCCTGCTGGTCTCCCCACCCATGTCCTCTTCCCTGCCCAAAAATAATAGAATAACAGGATTTCACCACGGTAAAAATGACTATAAATGACCCTGTCGGCGTATTGACTGTTTGGTATTTGCACAGGGGCTCTGAAGGAAAAGTACAGGGACATTAATAAGTGCACATTTTTCTATTTCAAACAGGCTACTTGTTAAACTATATTGATGTGCAAATGGGTTTAACCAATAGAATCCCTTGTTCTGCCCAAGTAAACACTCTCTTTTTGAGGCATCAGACACTCAGCTGTTTAACTCTAAAGAAACAAATAAgacatttattacatttaaaaacaccATGAGTTCCCAATGTTCCATGTTTTCTAGATATTCTACAAAAAGgtgcaattattttattttttatattcttACTGATACAACGAGTAATAGCCTATTGAAAGCCCAAGCCTATCATATAGGTATAACCATTTAGCCCAAGCCCAAATATTGATTATTTATCTTTGGGGATGTTGTCTGTACATTGACAGTATAGTAACCACTACTGTACGTTTGACCAATGTCTCCCCCAGGTCTGCTCTGGGATGGCTGTGTACAGGAAAGTACGTGAAGGATGGATCAGTCCTGCTGCTGATCTCAGCAGTTATCTGGCCTGTTTCCTGGCTGACACTGTAGCCGTGAAATTTCTCTGCTCCTCGCCATTACCCAAAGGGCAGGCTGGAGCACCCTAAACTGTAGCACATTACTGGGGCTTAGCACATTGGGCTCCCTGGGCAAACAACCAGcaccatcgctctctctctctctgacattctGTCACACTTCAATTCACATCAGCACCTCTGTTTTTACCAAAGATGGCGTGAGCTACAACTGAGAGGCCATTTTTGGATGGAAGATGACAGAAATATCCCTCTGGTGGTTTGTGGACGGAGTTCAAGCATACAGTTAGTTTCCCTATGTACTCATCCAGAGTGAGTAACCCTTATACTTATTTGTGTGTTTCTTGAATGATGGTTTGTTACAAAATAGGGTTAATGATAAAAATAAGTAGCTTTTCACTGTTTCACTAAGGATATGGGGCGAGACTAGATGTACTCTGTGACCTCCACACCTTTGAAAGAAGGTTATCATAAATACTGCAGAGGTATTTCCTCTTGTCAAGTCCTGAAAGGGGATGTGTTGATGGTTTTTCATGGAGCAGGTCTTTTCATGGAGCAAGTTAAGCAGTGGCAACAGCCATTCCATAGACCATTTGCTTTTAATAAATTAACCCCATCCAGCTGAACAAACCGGAGCCTCTTTTATTTCCATGGCATGTTTAAGATGACAAGGACATGAGGCAATGTGCTTAACGCGTAGTCCTTTCAATTTAACTCATGCTCAGTATTCCCCTGTTATAAAATAAAGAACAGGCACTACCTGTTACATTATTACCTCACCCAAATTGTTGTCATTAATAATTCTAGGATATTCGGAACTCGTTAAACTTTTTCCATTCTTGAACGGGACCCATCAGACAGAGGCTCTGGTTAACACTGCGGctgaatgtaaacacatttcaagAAATCTTAGGCACTTGACATGGAGTTGACACCAGGGGAGTGGGTCCTCCAGACAGCTTTAATGACATACTGAGGGAGAACCTGGCAAAACACACGCAAGAGCAGCTTCCACACTCAAGCCTTTAATTTCTTTCCCTTTCCAAGAAACACAATGTGCTAAGTTGGATAATTTCATACATTTCTGAGGCATGCCGTGTTTTCTTAAATAATTTAAGAAATCAACATCTCTGCCCTCAAATGGTTTTGAGCTCAGCTTGAGTTaaacgcactcctgccaccatcattacgcacacctgcttccctcATCACACGCAACAGtgattcattggactcacctggactcaatcacctgttctgatgctgttcctgtcctgttccatgtctgtgctaattaaatgttcactctccATACCGCGTCTTTCTTTTTCCCAACGCAGTTAAGTCAAAACCACGCCCCGTTATTCAGAGGGGCATTCTACAGCGCTTTAAGTGCTCTTCACGTCTGCAAGTCCGGAAGTGAATATCACGTAGAGTGAAATTTCAGTCACTGATTAATAACATTTGCCCTGGTATTTCAAGATTAAAAAATATAATGACAATGTCTTGGACCGAGCTAGCCATTAATGTTCGTTAACACTCAAAGACAGATTCAATGGCTGtagctgtcacgatcgtttgtagaattaacggaccaaggcgcagcgtgcgtagagttccacatgtttaattaatgaaactcaccaaaacaatacagaacaaacaaaatgtgaagtcaaatgcagtgctcacaggcaacaacacgcaaacaaacaagatcccacaaaaacccagtgggaaaaggctgtctaaatataatccccaatcagagacaacgatagacagctgcctctgattgggaaccataccaggccaacatagaaataacaaaactagagtacccaccctagtcacaccccgacctaacccaatttgagaataaaaggctctctaaggtcagggcgtgacagtagcatAGCGTATTCGACTGAATGATTAGCTAataaatatttgagaaattatgaATAATAAGCATATGCTTTTACCTGATAATAGACTACTAATGATAATATAACAACTTCAAATACCTAGCTAGTAATGTTAAGTAGCCTAGGTTAACTTAGCTGACCTTCAATTTAGGGAATTTTACAACTCATTgaaactatgaaaataaatacatgggcaAAAGTTACCAAACATGATAATAATAGGCCTGCATTATGGTAGGCAGataattgttaaattacactTTCCATCCTTACCTTGGAAGGTCACTGTCTCTGTGCTGATCGACAGTGAGTGAGACARCACTAGCTAGCCAATGGGAGCGTAGTAGAACGTCTCTCTGAATAACGGAGCGTGGTTTTGGCTAAACTGCGTTGGGAAAAAGAAAGACTCCGGAgacgtacctgcttctcatcatCAGCGTTGGttcttataaactcagcaaaaaaagaagcgtcctctcactgtcaactgtgtttattttcagcaaacttaacatgtttaaatatttgtatgaacataacaagattcaacaactgagacataaactgaacaagttccacagacatgtgactaacaaaaattgaataatgtgtccccgaacaaaagggggggtcaaaatcaaaagtaacagtcagtatctggtgtggccacgagctgcattaagtactgcagtgcatctcctcctcatggactgcaccagatttgccagttcttgctgtgagatgttaccccactcttccaccaaggcacctgcaagttcccggacatttctggggggaatggccctagccctcaccctacgatcccagacgtgctcaatgggattgagatccgagctcttcgctggccatggcagaacactgacattcctgtcttgcaggaaatcacgcacagaacgagcagtatggctggtggcattgtcatgctggagggtcatgtcaggatgagcctgcaggaagggtaccacatgaggcaggaggatgtcttccctgtaacgcacagcgttgagattgcctacaatgacaacaagctcagtccgatgatgctgtgacacaacgccccaaaccatgacggaccctccacctccaaattggtcccgctccagagtacaggcctcggtgtaacgctcattccttcgacaatgaacgcgaatccgaccatcacccctggtgagacaaaaccacgactcgtcagagaagagcactttttgccagtcctgtctggtccagcgacggtgggtttgtgcccataggtgatgttgttgccggtgatgtgtggtgaggacctgccttacaacaggcctacaagtcctcagtccagcctctctcagcctattgcggacagtctgagcactgatggagggattgtgcgttcctggtgtaactcggagtTGCCATCCTggacctgtcccgcaggtgtgatgttcggatgtaccgatcctgtgcaggtgttgt
It contains:
- the LOC111952902 gene encoding myeloid-derived growth factor isoform X2; the encoded protein is MAQNNFAFLALLVVTSTVTLASADERTQTVEFNVKPGGMVHTFSEKMQWLMSVGLSEDDSLFSCSLWRPQGKSYLFFTQFKAELKGAKIEYASAYSQTAAGGQRDVTLKEDEFTVGDSTVTHKDGKFRAELSKLTIIGRTRRDEL
- the LOC111952902 gene encoding myeloid-derived growth factor isoform X1; protein product: MAQNNFAFLALLVVTSTVTLASADERTQTVEFNVKPGGMVHTFSEKMREYECSFTYASQGGTNEQWLMSVGLSEDDSLFSCSLWRPQGKSYLFFTQFKAELKGAKIEYASAYSQTAAGGQRDVTLKEDEFTVGDSTVTHKDGKFRAELSKLTIIGRTRRDEL